In Saccharomonospora marina XMU15, one genomic interval encodes:
- a CDS encoding amidohydrolase, which translates to MSTTDTTLLIGGRIHSPSTPDATAMAVTGDTVVWVGQDAPGKALHPDAKLVRLDGALVTPAFVDAHVHATATGLHLTGLDLSGVRDAAELLAAVRAAATPGEVLLAHGWDETTWSSPRLPSRTELDEAAGDVPVYLTRVDAHSALVSTALLALAPDAEGADGWSPQGPLTRAAHHRARRAARAAITAEQRRRAQQAFLRATAAAGIACVHECAGPDISGEDDLRALLALARQPDAPEVVAYWGELGAAELAHRLGAHGLAGDLFVDGALGSATAALHQPYADRPHTTGARYLDAAAIAEHIVACTEAGIQAGFHVIGDAAVTEVVAGFALAEQALGAHGTGRARLAARGHRLEHVEMIDREQARQLAGWGVTASVQPLFDAAWGGSDGMYATRLGPDRAATLNPFSTLAAEGVLLAFGSDSPVTPLDPWATVRAAVHHRTPGAGISARAAFNAHTRAGHRAAGNRDGNTGSLVPGAPAHYAIWDATDLVVATPDTRVQRWSTDPRSRVPGLPPLEPDQPLPRCLRTVRAGRVIYDEFTSGE; encoded by the coding sequence GTGAGCACAACCGACACCACCCTGCTCATCGGGGGCCGTATCCACTCGCCGAGCACGCCCGACGCCACGGCCATGGCTGTCACCGGCGACACCGTGGTCTGGGTGGGCCAGGACGCACCGGGCAAGGCACTGCACCCCGACGCCAAGCTCGTGCGACTCGACGGCGCGCTGGTCACACCCGCGTTCGTCGACGCCCACGTGCACGCCACCGCCACCGGACTGCACCTCACCGGCCTCGACCTCTCCGGAGTCCGTGACGCAGCGGAACTGCTGGCCGCCGTCCGCGCCGCCGCCACCCCGGGCGAGGTCCTACTCGCGCACGGCTGGGACGAGACCACCTGGAGCAGCCCGCGGCTACCCAGCCGAACCGAACTCGACGAGGCCGCAGGCGACGTGCCGGTGTACCTGACCCGCGTCGACGCGCATTCCGCGCTGGTCTCCACCGCACTGCTCGCGCTGGCGCCCGACGCCGAAGGCGCCGACGGCTGGTCGCCACAGGGCCCGCTCACCCGTGCGGCACACCACCGGGCTCGCCGCGCGGCGAGAGCCGCCATCACCGCCGAGCAGCGCCGCCGGGCCCAGCAGGCGTTCCTGCGGGCCACGGCGGCGGCGGGCATCGCCTGCGTCCACGAATGCGCGGGCCCGGACATCTCCGGTGAGGACGACCTGCGTGCCCTGCTGGCGCTGGCGCGACAGCCGGACGCGCCCGAGGTCGTCGCCTACTGGGGTGAACTGGGTGCCGCCGAGCTGGCCCACCGACTCGGTGCGCACGGTCTGGCGGGGGACCTGTTCGTCGACGGAGCGTTGGGCTCGGCCACCGCCGCCCTGCACCAGCCCTACGCCGACCGGCCACACACCACGGGCGCGCGCTACCTCGACGCCGCCGCCATCGCCGAGCACATCGTCGCCTGCACCGAGGCGGGAATCCAGGCCGGGTTCCACGTCATCGGCGACGCGGCCGTCACCGAGGTCGTCGCCGGCTTCGCCCTCGCGGAGCAGGCGCTGGGCGCCCACGGCACCGGCCGGGCGCGGCTGGCCGCGCGCGGGCACAGGCTGGAGCACGTGGAGATGATCGACCGAGAGCAGGCACGCCAACTGGCGGGCTGGGGCGTCACCGCGTCGGTACAACCACTGTTCGACGCGGCATGGGGCGGCAGCGACGGCATGTACGCCACCCGGCTCGGACCCGACCGCGCGGCCACGCTGAACCCGTTCTCCACACTCGCCGCGGAAGGCGTGCTGCTGGCGTTCGGCTCCGACTCGCCCGTCACCCCGCTCGATCCGTGGGCCACCGTGCGTGCGGCCGTGCACCACCGCACACCCGGCGCGGGCATATCGGCAAGGGCCGCGTTCAACGCCCACACCCGCGCCGGTCACCGCGCCGCGGGCAACCGCGACGGCAACACCGGCAGCCTGGTACCCGGCGCGCCCGCCCACTACGCCATCTGGGACGCCACCGACCTGGTGGTGGCCACCCCCGACACCCGCGTGCAGCGCTGGTCCACCGACCCCCGTTCCCGGGTGCCCGGCCTGCCGCCACTGGAGCCAGACCAGCCACTGCCGCGCTGCCTTCGCACCGTGCGCGCGGGCCGGGTGATCTACGACGAGTTCACCTCCGGCGAATAG
- the lnt gene encoding apolipoprotein N-acyltransferase, translating to MTATAATPATPVTTTEQPRRARLRRLLPVLGRLGLAAASGLVFFASFEPRPLWWLAPLAFTGLGLVLHGRGPWGSAGYGTVFGLAFYLAHLIWIENFLGTEFGSAPWLGLSAVLAVYIGAACWLMPFVARLPGAPVWLALVFLLQEAARSRWPANGFPWGRVGFSQPEGAFLSLASVGGVPLVGFAVLVTGFGLAQWIMRARERGGRPHRGWIAPAMATLLPVVAGLAVWPTVGTEAQTGTRTVAVVQGNAPDLGLGLLGARDIIRANHLAQTEKLAADVRDGTLPRPDLVVWPETATDVLGDDPAIDALVDELDTPALIGALYQPAGGGQTENAVIAWQPGVGPTQRYAKQELVPFAEYVPMRSIAKWFTPFLDNTRDMRWGGDPGALDVAGTRTGPVICYEVAYDYPSRDAVDAGAQLLVVPTNNAWYGPGEMSHQQLAMSRLRAVEHGRAAVVAATSGISAIVAPDGSVQQSTSLYTAATLVADVPLRQQTTLSDRLGAWTEYVLIGAALAAVATGLVLRPRTRRTVADDT from the coding sequence GTGACCGCCACGGCCGCGACTCCAGCGACCCCCGTGACCACCACGGAACAGCCACGCCGGGCACGGCTACGGCGACTGCTGCCCGTGCTCGGTCGCCTCGGCCTGGCCGCGGCATCGGGCCTGGTGTTCTTCGCCAGCTTCGAACCCCGCCCACTGTGGTGGCTGGCCCCGCTGGCCTTCACCGGCCTCGGCCTGGTGCTGCACGGTCGCGGCCCGTGGGGCAGCGCGGGCTACGGCACCGTGTTCGGGCTGGCGTTCTACCTCGCCCACCTGATCTGGATCGAGAACTTCCTCGGCACCGAGTTCGGTTCCGCCCCCTGGCTTGGGCTGTCGGCGGTACTGGCGGTCTACATCGGCGCCGCCTGCTGGTTGATGCCGTTCGTGGCCAGGTTGCCCGGCGCGCCCGTCTGGCTGGCGCTGGTGTTCCTGCTGCAGGAGGCGGCGCGCTCGCGCTGGCCGGCCAACGGCTTCCCCTGGGGCAGGGTCGGCTTCAGCCAACCCGAGGGCGCGTTCCTGTCGCTGGCCTCGGTCGGCGGCGTCCCGCTGGTCGGGTTCGCCGTGCTGGTGACCGGTTTCGGCCTCGCGCAGTGGATCATGCGCGCCCGCGAGCGAGGCGGGCGCCCCCACCGTGGCTGGATCGCGCCCGCGATGGCCACCCTGCTGCCCGTCGTCGCAGGCCTGGCCGTGTGGCCGACCGTGGGCACCGAGGCGCAGACCGGCACCCGCACGGTCGCCGTGGTGCAGGGCAACGCCCCCGACCTCGGGCTCGGCCTGCTCGGCGCACGCGACATCATCCGAGCCAACCATCTGGCGCAGACCGAGAAGCTCGCCGCCGACGTCCGGGACGGCACACTGCCCCGACCGGACCTGGTGGTCTGGCCGGAAACCGCCACCGACGTCCTCGGCGACGACCCGGCCATCGACGCCCTCGTCGACGAACTGGACACGCCCGCCCTCATCGGCGCGCTCTACCAGCCAGCAGGCGGCGGGCAGACCGAGAACGCCGTCATCGCCTGGCAACCCGGGGTTGGGCCGACGCAGCGCTACGCCAAGCAGGAACTGGTGCCCTTCGCCGAGTACGTCCCGATGCGCTCGATCGCGAAGTGGTTCACCCCGTTCCTGGACAACACCCGCGACATGCGCTGGGGCGGCGATCCGGGTGCCCTCGACGTCGCCGGAACCCGGACCGGGCCGGTGATCTGCTACGAGGTCGCCTACGACTACCCCTCCCGCGACGCCGTCGACGCGGGCGCGCAACTGCTGGTCGTACCCACCAACAACGCCTGGTACGGGCCGGGGGAGATGAGCCACCAGCAACTGGCCATGTCCCGGCTGCGCGCCGTCGAACACGGCAGGGCCGCCGTCGTGGCGGCCACCAGTGGGATCAGCGCGATCGTCGCACCCGACGGCAGCGTCCAGCAGTCGACCAGCCTCTACACCGCGGCGACGCTGGTGGCCGACGTGCCACTGCGGCAGCAGACTACGCTGTCGGATCGACTCGGTGCGTGGACCGAGTACGTGCTCATCGGTGCCGCGCTCGCCGCCGTGGCCACCGGGCTCGTGCTCCGGCCGCGCACGCGGCGCACCGTAGCCGACGACACGTGA
- a CDS encoding polyprenol monophosphomannose synthase gives MAEGKPHTGAIDPVLVIIPTYNERENLTPLLERLHAALPQVHALVVDDGSPDGTGEVADQLAAADNRIHVLHRTQKAGLGAAYIAGFRWGIDRGYATLVEMDADGSHAPEDLPRVLAALADADLVIGSRYVPGGAVVNWPRHRQLLSRAANLYSQLALGVRVNDITAGFRAYRRPVLEKLALDEVTSQGYCFQIDLTWRTVQAGFDVLEVPITFTERESGESKMSGSIVGEAALKVAQWGLRHRAGQLQALLRGLRASRSRSRR, from the coding sequence ATGGCGGAGGGGAAACCCCACACCGGCGCCATCGACCCGGTGCTGGTGATCATCCCGACCTACAACGAGCGGGAGAACCTCACGCCACTGCTGGAACGGCTGCACGCCGCCCTTCCGCAGGTCCACGCACTGGTCGTCGACGACGGCAGCCCGGACGGCACCGGCGAGGTCGCCGACCAGCTGGCTGCCGCCGACAACCGAATCCACGTGCTGCACCGAACCCAGAAGGCCGGGCTGGGCGCCGCCTACATCGCCGGGTTTCGATGGGGGATCGACCGCGGCTACGCCACGCTGGTGGAGATGGACGCCGACGGCTCGCACGCACCGGAGGACCTGCCCCGGGTGCTGGCCGCCCTCGCCGACGCCGACCTGGTCATCGGGTCCCGCTACGTGCCGGGCGGCGCAGTCGTCAACTGGCCGAGGCACCGCCAGCTGCTCTCCCGGGCGGCCAACCTGTACTCGCAGTTGGCGCTGGGGGTGCGCGTCAACGACATCACCGCGGGGTTTCGCGCCTACCGACGACCGGTGCTGGAGAAGCTGGCGCTGGACGAGGTCACCTCGCAGGGCTACTGCTTCCAGATCGACCTCACCTGGCGCACCGTGCAGGCGGGCTTCGACGTGCTCGAGGTACCGATCACCTTCACCGAGCGGGAGTCCGGCGAGTCGAAGATGAGCGGCTCGATCGTGGGGGAGGCCGCGCTGAAGGTCGCCCAGTGGGGCCTGCGCCACCGGGCCGGGCAACTGCAGGCGCTACTGCGCGGGCTGCGGGCGTCGCGGTCACGCTCGCGGCGCTGA
- a CDS encoding RNA polymerase-binding protein RbpA, which yields MADRVLRGSRLGAVSYETDRNHDLAPRRTVRYSCPKGHEFEVPFSDDAEIPSVWECRLHGSESEIVDGGQPEPKEAKPPRTHWDMLLERRSIPELEELLNERLAELKGRRGRTA from the coding sequence ATGGCCGACCGTGTTCTTCGTGGAAGCCGGTTGGGAGCGGTCAGCTACGAGACCGACCGCAATCACGACCTCGCCCCTCGACGTACCGTTCGCTACTCGTGCCCCAAGGGCCACGAGTTCGAGGTGCCGTTCTCGGACGATGCCGAGATTCCGTCGGTGTGGGAATGCCGGTTGCACGGCAGCGAGTCGGAGATCGTGGACGGCGGGCAGCCCGAGCCCAAGGAGGCCAAGCCTCCGAGGACGCACTGGGACATGCTGCTCGAGCGACGTTCCATCCCGGAGTTGGAGGAGTTGCTCAACGAGCGACTCGCCGAGTTGAAGGGCAGGCGAGGCCGCACGGCGTAG
- a CDS encoding MFS transporter — MSTLPHGPVPATDPRERKREQRGWYFYDWANSTFFTSVITVFGALYMSSVAAADARDDFARNGPTPCVNPDGTDNYLRDCDISLLGLEFPAGSLWGYLLAVATVIQVLVLPITGAIADRSQYKKRILGFFAFLGAGASALLFFMTDGLWQLGVALYILGNIGYGASIVTYYSFLPDIATPDERDAVSAKGWAFGYLGGGIALALQLAFYLNRDAFGVSESAAVRICFLTSGLWWAAFTLIPLRRLREHQRPHGSEQGASVLRAGFTELRQTISAARAFPLTLAFLGAYLIYTDGISTVVTVSAQYGKEELRFSNEVLITTILVIQFVAYLGGMAHGLVAKRIGAKKTILGSLVIWMVVVASAFFIQAGQQLQFYAVAAGIGLVLGGTNALSRSLYSQLIPAGKEAQYYSLYEIGERGTSWLGPLLFAAVGQATGSFRYAIIALLVFFVVGFVLVALVPVRRAIAAAGNREPAVL; from the coding sequence ATGAGCACGCTCCCCCATGGCCCCGTTCCGGCCACCGACCCGCGGGAACGCAAGCGCGAACAGCGCGGCTGGTACTTCTACGACTGGGCGAACTCCACGTTCTTCACCTCGGTGATCACCGTGTTCGGCGCGCTGTACATGAGTTCGGTGGCAGCGGCCGATGCAAGGGACGACTTCGCCCGCAACGGGCCCACGCCGTGCGTCAACCCCGACGGCACCGACAACTACCTGCGCGACTGCGACATCAGCCTGCTGGGATTGGAGTTCCCCGCGGGGTCGTTGTGGGGCTACCTGCTGGCCGTGGCCACCGTGATCCAGGTGCTGGTGCTGCCGATCACCGGCGCCATCGCCGACCGCAGCCAGTACAAGAAGCGCATCCTCGGCTTCTTCGCCTTCCTCGGTGCGGGCGCCTCGGCGCTGCTGTTCTTCATGACCGACGGCCTGTGGCAGCTCGGTGTCGCCCTCTACATCCTGGGCAACATCGGCTACGGGGCCTCGATCGTCACCTATTACTCGTTCCTGCCCGACATCGCCACGCCCGACGAGCGCGATGCCGTGTCGGCGAAGGGCTGGGCTTTCGGCTATCTCGGCGGCGGTATCGCGCTGGCGCTGCAACTGGCGTTCTACCTCAACCGGGACGCCTTCGGGGTCAGCGAGTCCGCGGCCGTGCGCATCTGTTTCCTCACTTCGGGGCTGTGGTGGGCGGCCTTCACGCTCATCCCGCTTCGCAGGCTGCGCGAACACCAACGCCCGCACGGCAGCGAGCAAGGAGCGTCGGTGCTGCGGGCGGGTTTCACCGAGTTGCGCCAGACGATCAGTGCCGCCAGGGCGTTTCCGCTGACGCTGGCGTTCCTCGGCGCCTACCTGATCTACACCGACGGCATCTCCACCGTGGTCACCGTTTCCGCCCAGTACGGCAAGGAGGAGCTGCGCTTCTCCAACGAGGTGCTCATCACCACCATCCTGGTCATCCAGTTCGTCGCCTACCTCGGCGGAATGGCCCACGGTCTGGTCGCCAAGCGAATCGGCGCGAAGAAGACCATCCTCGGCAGCCTGGTGATCTGGATGGTCGTCGTGGCGTCGGCCTTCTTCATCCAGGCAGGTCAGCAGCTGCAGTTCTACGCCGTGGCCGCCGGTATCGGGCTGGTGCTGGGCGGTACCAACGCGCTGTCGCGGTCGCTGTACAGCCAGTTGATCCCGGCGGGCAAGGAGGCGCAGTACTACTCGCTGTACGAGATCGGTGAGCGCGGTACGTCCTGGCTGGGCCCGCTGCTGTTCGCCGCCGTGGGTCAGGCGACGGGGTCGTTCCGGTACGCCATCATCGCGTTGCTGGTGTTCTTCGTGGTGGGCTTCGTGCTGGTGGCACTGGTGCCGGTGAGAAGGGCCATCGCGGCGGCGGGCAACCGCGAACCCGCGGTGCTGTAG
- a CDS encoding glycerophosphodiester phosphodiesterase → MTVSHPYLAEPLPRAFAHRGWHVGELADMENSLPAFRQAVAEGYRYIETDVHATSDGVVVIHHDASLDRTTDGTGPIARQTWNTVRRAKVGGKAGVSRLEDVLEELPGAFFNVDVKAGTAVEPFVRALRRTKAFHRVAAASFSDARLARLRMLAGPELITSLGPRSAAVLWANGWLPFLRLGFLSRGVMAQVPLRQGPMTIVDRAFLRAATRAGVEVHTWTIDDKEQMRTLLDLGVHGIVTDRPDLLRELLIERGAWLPGTGGRHGDAAS, encoded by the coding sequence ATGACCGTCTCGCATCCCTACCTCGCCGAGCCGCTGCCACGAGCGTTCGCGCACCGGGGATGGCACGTGGGCGAACTGGCGGACATGGAGAACTCGCTGCCCGCCTTCCGGCAGGCCGTCGCCGAGGGCTACCGCTACATCGAGACCGACGTGCACGCCACCTCCGACGGCGTGGTCGTGATACACCACGACGCGTCGCTGGATCGCACCACCGACGGCACCGGACCGATCGCCAGGCAGACGTGGAACACCGTCCGTCGCGCGAAGGTCGGTGGCAAGGCGGGTGTGTCGCGGCTGGAGGACGTGCTGGAGGAGCTACCGGGCGCGTTCTTCAACGTCGACGTCAAGGCTGGAACCGCCGTGGAGCCGTTCGTGCGCGCGCTGCGGCGTACCAAAGCCTTCCACCGGGTGGCTGCCGCGTCGTTCTCCGATGCCCGGCTGGCGCGGCTGCGCATGCTGGCGGGCCCGGAGCTGATCACCTCGCTCGGCCCGCGCTCGGCGGCCGTGCTGTGGGCCAACGGCTGGCTGCCGTTCCTGCGACTGGGGTTCCTCAGCAGGGGCGTCATGGCGCAGGTCCCGCTGCGGCAGGGGCCCATGACCATCGTGGACAGGGCGTTTCTGCGCGCGGCCACCAGGGCGGGCGTCGAGGTGCACACCTGGACCATCGACGACAAGGAACAGATGCGGACGTTGCTGGACCTCGGCGTGCACGGCATCGTCACAGACAGACCCGATCTGCTGCGCGAGTTGCTGATCGAACGTGGCGCGTGGCTGCCGGGCACAGGTGGGCGGCACGGCGACGCGGCGAGTTGA
- a CDS encoding AAA family ATPase: MWRLTIEPRALVVIAGLPGSGKSTLLRCTETDTAVTVLDSDQLRDRLRALLPRTPYSRYRPLVHVLHRLRVTWHVLRDASPVVVHDPATGAATRAWLRLLGQLAGRARHFVWVECPPEQAAAGQRTRGRVLRRGSFQRHVRRLPRVRAALRAGPRGWHTTTIVDRVAVADGLHLRVRPRPSAGPR, encoded by the coding sequence ATGTGGCGTCTGACGATCGAACCGAGGGCACTGGTGGTCATCGCGGGGCTACCCGGATCCGGCAAGAGCACACTGCTGCGCTGCACGGAAACCGACACCGCGGTCACGGTGCTGGATTCGGACCAGCTGCGGGACCGACTCCGCGCTCTGCTGCCGAGGACGCCGTACTCGCGGTACCGACCACTGGTACATGTCCTGCACCGGCTTCGCGTGACCTGGCACGTCCTGCGCGACGCCAGCCCGGTAGTGGTGCACGATCCCGCGACCGGCGCGGCGACCAGGGCATGGCTGCGACTGCTGGGGCAGCTCGCCGGGCGTGCCCGGCACTTCGTGTGGGTGGAGTGCCCGCCCGAGCAGGCCGCCGCCGGTCAACGCACCCGAGGGCGGGTGCTGCGCCGGGGTTCGTTCCAGCGGCACGTCCGGCGGCTGCCCCGGGTGCGCGCGGCCTTGCGCGCCGGGCCGCGCGGGTGGCACACGACAACGATCGTCGACCGAGTTGCCGTCGCGGACGGCCTGCACCTGCGGGTCAGACCGCGTCCGAGCGCAGGCCCACGCTGA
- a CDS encoding putative protein N(5)-glutamine methyltransferase codes for MSLPLDQATLVHTLRAAGCVFAEDEARLLGAATTDPAELGLLLDRRVSGVPLEHVLGWAEFCGLRVAVDPGVFVPRRRTEFLARQAATLARPGAVVVDLCCGCGAIGAAVLAAVPGIELHAADLEPAAVGCARRNLAGPGATVYEGDLDEPLPAGLRGRVDVLVANVPYVPSEAVATMPPEARDHEPRRALDGGADGLSMVRRLATVAPRWLGPTGQVLFEVARSQLPSARAALTGAGLVPAVRTCDEVGATVLVATRSR; via the coding sequence ATGTCACTCCCCCTTGATCAAGCCACGCTGGTCCACACGCTGCGGGCGGCGGGTTGTGTTTTCGCCGAGGACGAGGCCCGCCTGCTGGGCGCGGCGACCACGGACCCGGCCGAGCTTGGCCTGTTGCTCGACCGGCGGGTGTCGGGTGTTCCGCTGGAACACGTTCTCGGCTGGGCCGAGTTCTGCGGGCTGCGCGTCGCCGTGGACCCCGGTGTGTTCGTTCCCCGCCGCCGCACCGAGTTCCTCGCGCGGCAGGCCGCGACACTGGCCCGGCCCGGTGCCGTCGTGGTCGACCTGTGCTGCGGCTGCGGCGCCATCGGTGCCGCCGTCCTCGCGGCCGTGCCCGGGATCGAACTGCACGCCGCCGACCTCGAACCGGCCGCCGTTGGGTGCGCACGCCGCAACCTCGCAGGCCCTGGTGCGACCGTGTACGAAGGCGACCTCGACGAGCCACTTCCCGCCGGGCTGCGGGGCAGGGTCGACGTGTTGGTCGCCAACGTGCCGTACGTACCGAGCGAGGCGGTGGCCACCATGCCCCCGGAGGCGCGCGATCACGAGCCTCGCCGCGCGCTCGACGGCGGCGCCGACGGGTTGTCGATGGTCCGCAGACTCGCCACTGTCGCGCCGCGCTGGCTCGGCCCCACCGGCCAGGTGCTGTTCGAGGTGGCGCGCTCGCAACTCCCCTCGGCCCGTGCCGCGCTCACCGGCGCGGGCCTGGTGCCTGCCGTGCGCACGTGTGACGAGGTGGGCGCCACCGTGCTGGTCGCGACCCGTTCGCGTTGA
- a CDS encoding FmdB family zinc ribbon protein codes for MVSYAYRCPRCGEFETRLPMGRATATLGCPDCGASAVRRFTAPALRRAATPVDHARERAERSAHEPEVVSAPPPKPVRVSRDPRHARLPRP; via the coding sequence ATGGTCAGCTATGCCTACCGGTGCCCCCGGTGTGGTGAGTTCGAGACGCGATTGCCGATGGGTCGGGCCACGGCCACCCTAGGGTGTCCCGACTGTGGTGCGTCCGCGGTGCGCAGGTTCACCGCGCCCGCACTGCGGCGGGCAGCGACGCCAGTCGATCACGCGCGTGAACGGGCCGAGCGCAGCGCACACGAGCCCGAGGTGGTTTCGGCGCCGCCGCCGAAACCGGTGCGTGTCAGTCGCGACCCCCGGCATGCCCGGCTGCCTCGTCCGTGA
- the fmdA gene encoding formamidase has product MPDVKFSVDQSRAFSEQDVLGHNRWHPDVPAAVTVRPGEDFRVECREWFDGTIHNDDSADDVRDADLSIVHQLSGPIAVEGAQPGDLLAVDILDLGPVPQQVGPVAGQGWGYTGIFARDNGGGFLTDHFPDAYKAVWDFHGLTATSRHLPGVSFTGIAHPGLMGTAPSAELLARWNQREGDLIATNPSAVPPLALPPLPENALLGSLTGAEFDRVAGEAARTAPPRENGGNQDIKNLSRGSRVFYPVFVPGGKLSLGDLHFSQGDGEITFCGAIEMGGYIDLRVEVIKNGMDTFGVEAPVFIPGRVEPRYTEFLTFAGLSVTESGEQRYLDSSLAYRRACLHAIDYLTKFGYTPEQAYLILGAAPIEGRLSGVVDIPNACATLYIPTAIFDFDPRPSAGPPRAVDRGQCAVSSR; this is encoded by the coding sequence ATGCCCGATGTCAAGTTCAGTGTCGACCAGTCCCGCGCCTTCTCCGAGCAGGACGTGCTCGGGCACAACCGCTGGCACCCGGACGTGCCCGCCGCGGTGACGGTGCGGCCTGGCGAGGATTTCCGGGTGGAGTGCCGCGAGTGGTTCGACGGCACCATCCACAACGACGACAGCGCCGATGACGTCCGTGACGCCGATCTGTCCATCGTGCACCAACTGTCCGGGCCGATCGCCGTCGAGGGCGCGCAGCCGGGCGACCTGCTGGCGGTGGACATCCTGGACCTCGGCCCGGTGCCGCAGCAGGTGGGGCCGGTCGCCGGGCAGGGCTGGGGCTACACCGGGATCTTCGCGCGGGACAACGGCGGAGGTTTCCTCACCGACCACTTCCCCGATGCCTACAAGGCGGTGTGGGACTTCCACGGGCTGACGGCCACCTCCCGGCATCTGCCGGGGGTGTCCTTCACCGGGATCGCTCACCCGGGCCTGATGGGCACAGCACCCTCGGCCGAGCTGCTGGCGCGGTGGAATCAGCGGGAAGGTGACCTGATCGCGACGAACCCTTCCGCTGTGCCTCCGCTGGCGCTGCCTCCGCTGCCGGAGAACGCGTTGCTGGGTTCGCTGACGGGCGCGGAGTTCGACCGGGTGGCGGGCGAGGCCGCCCGCACCGCCCCGCCGAGAGAGAACGGCGGCAACCAGGACATCAAGAACCTGTCCCGTGGTTCGCGCGTGTTCTACCCGGTGTTCGTCCCCGGCGGCAAACTTTCCCTTGGTGACCTGCACTTCAGCCAGGGAGACGGTGAGATCACCTTCTGCGGCGCGATCGAGATGGGCGGCTACATCGATCTGCGCGTGGAGGTCATCAAGAACGGGATGGACACCTTCGGCGTGGAGGCGCCGGTGTTCATCCCGGGCCGGGTGGAGCCTCGCTACACCGAGTTCCTGACTTTCGCCGGGCTGTCGGTGACCGAGTCGGGCGAGCAGCGCTATCTCGATTCCTCGCTGGCGTACCGCAGGGCGTGCCTGCACGCGATCGACTACCTCACCAAGTTCGGCTACACGCCGGAGCAGGCGTATCTGATCCTGGGTGCGGCGCCGATCGAGGGCAGGTTGTCCGGTGTGGTGGACATTCCCAATGCGTGCGCCACGCTGTACATCCCCACCGCGATCTTCGACTTCGACCCCCGGCCGTCGGCGGGCCCGCCGCGCGCGGTCGACCGTGGTCAGTGCGCGGTGAGCAGCCGGTAG
- a CDS encoding VOC family protein has product MLRGLSTVSFFADDVPAAARFYTELLGVEPYFVRPVEGPPAYVEFRLGDLQHELGIIDSRYAAHPSGPGPAGAVVYWHVDDIDGTYQRLLSMGGKAHEPPQDRGEGFITATVTDPFGNLLGIMFNPHYLEMLPTR; this is encoded by the coding sequence ATGTTGCGAGGACTCAGCACCGTCAGCTTCTTCGCCGACGACGTGCCCGCGGCCGCCCGCTTCTACACCGAACTGCTCGGCGTCGAGCCCTACTTCGTACGCCCGGTCGAAGGGCCACCCGCCTACGTGGAATTCCGCCTCGGCGACCTGCAACACGAACTGGGCATCATCGACAGCCGCTACGCCGCGCACCCCAGCGGACCGGGCCCGGCCGGAGCGGTCGTGTACTGGCACGTCGACGACATCGACGGCACCTACCAACGGCTGCTGTCGATGGGCGGGAAGGCACACGAACCACCGCAGGACCGGGGGGAGGGCTTCATCACCGCCACCGTCACCGACCCGTTCGGCAACCTGCTCGGCATCATGTTCAACCCGCACTACCTGGAGATGCTGCCCACCCGATAA